A single genomic interval of Malania oleifera isolate guangnan ecotype guangnan chromosome 13, ASM2987363v1, whole genome shotgun sequence harbors:
- the LOC131146463 gene encoding isochorismate synthase 2, chloroplastic-like isoform X1 yields MAAAAGGRWLTWVKDPAEAVKFSISALPTSSTKQSAHHSHHQAQRHQLCSLSMNGSQIGEEQEGRGRAPVGTIQTRTFPAVPTPALAMHSLFSAISELKSALPPPYPSGIIRLQVPIQQQIEAIDWLRAQQDQILPRCFFSGRNPSASSDLLLIDSNGNSQNSASRSLVSVAGVGSAVFFRQFHPFSSYDWRSIKRFLSKKCPLIRAYGAIRFDARASISSEWEAFGSFFFMIPQTLYNKVEFDELEGSSILASTVAWDNAFSWTWGMAIDALQATLHQVSCVVLKLQKEVPKTFILSNNHVPNRTSWDLSVKRALHLINRSNSSLLKVVLARSSRFVTATDIDPITWLACLQVEGENAYQFCIQPSDAAAFIGNTPEQLFHRKSLTIFSEALAGTRARGGSNDLDLQIEHDLLSSPKDHLEFTIVRESIKRKVEAMCNWVLVEPKKAIRKLPRVQHLHARLTGMLRSEDDEFGILSSLHPSPAVCGFPTEEARLLIEETEMFDRGMYAGPVGWFGGRETEFAVGIRSALVEKGIGALIYAGTGIVEGSNASLEWEELELKTSQFTKLINLRCLSVESKK; encoded by the exons ATGGCTGCCGCCGCCGGGGGGCGGTGGTTGACATGGGTGAAAGACCCAGCTGAGGCAGTTAAATTCTCTATTTCAGCATTGCCCACTTCAAGTACCAAACAATCCGCTCACCATTCTCATCATCAA GCACAGAGACATCAGCTGTGTTCATTATCAATGAATGGATCCCAAATAGGCGAAGAACAAGAGGGAAGAGGAAGAGCCCCAGTGGGCACCATTCAAACTCGAACATTCCCAGCCGTCCCTACTCCGGCATTGGCCATGCACAGCCTCTTTTCCGCCATCTCTGAGCTGAAGTCCGCCCTCCCCCCTCCTTATCCCTCCGGCATTATCCGCCTCCAG GTCCCAATCCAACAACAAATTGAAGCGATTGATTGGCTTCGCGCCCAACAAGATCAGATTCTTCCTCGCTGTTTCTTCTCCGGTAGAAATCCTAGTGCAAGTTCTGATCTATTACTCATCGACTCCAATGGAAATTCCCAAAATTCAGCGAGCCGTAGTTTGGTCAGTGTTGCCGGCGTTGGCTCTGCAGTCTTCTTCCGGCAATTCCATCCGTTCTCCTCCTACGATTGGAGGTCGATCAAGAG GTTCTTGTCTAAGAAGTGCCCTTTGATTCGTGCATATGGGGCTATTCGTTTTGATGCGAGGGCTAGCATTTCATCTGAATGGGAGGCGTTTGGCTCATTTTTCTTCATGATTCCTCAG ACTCTGTATAACAAGGTTGAGTTTGATGAGCTTGAAGGAAGTTCAATACTTGCTTCAACTGTTGCATGGGACAATGCTTTTTCATGGACTTGGGGGATGGCAATTGATGCACTTCAAGCTACATTGCATCAG GTTTCTTGTGTTGTTCTAAAGTTGCAGAAAGAAGTTCCTAAGACATTCATTCTCAGCAATAATCACGTTCCTAATAGGACATCATGGGATCTATCTGTTAAAAGAGCTTTGCACCTAATAAATAGAAGCAACTCATCCCTTCTCAAG GTTGTTCTTGCTCGTAGCAGCAGATTTGTGACTGCTACTGATATAGACCCTATAACATGGTTAGCTTGTTTACAG GTTGAAGGAGAAAATGCATACCAATTCTGTATTCAGCCATCTGATGCAGCAGCTTTTATTGGAAATACG CCAGAACAACTGTTTCATCGGAAATCTCTAACCATCTTTAGTGAGGCATTGGCTGGAACTCGTGCTCGAGGTGGATCAAATGATTTAGATCTTCAAATAGAACACGACTTACTTTCCAG TCCTAAGGACCACCTTGAGTTTACTATAGTACGAGAAAGCATAAAAAGGAAAGTGGAG GCTATGTGTAACTGGGTATTGGTTGAACCAAAGAAAGCAATTCGGAAACTCCCTAGGGTCCAACATCTACATGCCCGACTGACAGGCATGTTGAGAAGTGAAGATGACGAG TTTGGCATCTTATCCTCTCTTCACCCAAGTCCAGCAGTTTGTGGATTTCCTACAGAAGAAGCACGGCTTCTTATTGAAGAAACTG AGATGTTTGACCGGGGAATGTATGCTGGACCTGTTGGCTGGTTTGGAGGAAGAGAGACTGAATTTGCTGTTGGGATCAGGTCAGCCTTGGTAGAAAAG
- the LOC131146463 gene encoding isochorismate synthase, chloroplastic-like isoform X3 gives MAAAAGGRWLTWVKDPAEAVKFSISALPTSSTKQSAHHSHHQAQRHQLCSLSMNGSQIGEEQEGRGRAPVGTIQTRTFPAVPTPALAMHSLFSAISELKSALPPPYPSGIIRLQVPIQQQIEAIDWLRAQQDQILPRCFFSGRNPSASSDLLLIDSNGNSQNSASRSLVSVAGVGSAVFFRQFHPFSSYDWRSIKRFLSKKCPLIRAYGAIRFDARASISSEWEAFGSFFFMIPQTLYNKVEFDELEGSSILASTVAWDNAFSWTWGMAIDALQATLHQVSCVVLKLQKEVPKTFILSNNHVPNRTSWDLSVKRALHLINRSNSSLLKVVLARSSRFVTATDIDPITWLACLQVEGENAYQFCIQPSDAAAFIGNTPEQLFHRKSLTIFSEALAGTRARGGSNDLDLQIEHDLLSSPKDHLEFTIVRESIKRKVEAMCNWVLVEPKKAIRKLPRVQHLHARLTGMLRSEDDEFGILSSLHPSPAVCGFPTEEARLLIEETEMFDRGMYAGPVGWFGGRETEFAVGIRSALVEKFTKLINLRCLSVESKK, from the exons ATGGCTGCCGCCGCCGGGGGGCGGTGGTTGACATGGGTGAAAGACCCAGCTGAGGCAGTTAAATTCTCTATTTCAGCATTGCCCACTTCAAGTACCAAACAATCCGCTCACCATTCTCATCATCAA GCACAGAGACATCAGCTGTGTTCATTATCAATGAATGGATCCCAAATAGGCGAAGAACAAGAGGGAAGAGGAAGAGCCCCAGTGGGCACCATTCAAACTCGAACATTCCCAGCCGTCCCTACTCCGGCATTGGCCATGCACAGCCTCTTTTCCGCCATCTCTGAGCTGAAGTCCGCCCTCCCCCCTCCTTATCCCTCCGGCATTATCCGCCTCCAG GTCCCAATCCAACAACAAATTGAAGCGATTGATTGGCTTCGCGCCCAACAAGATCAGATTCTTCCTCGCTGTTTCTTCTCCGGTAGAAATCCTAGTGCAAGTTCTGATCTATTACTCATCGACTCCAATGGAAATTCCCAAAATTCAGCGAGCCGTAGTTTGGTCAGTGTTGCCGGCGTTGGCTCTGCAGTCTTCTTCCGGCAATTCCATCCGTTCTCCTCCTACGATTGGAGGTCGATCAAGAG GTTCTTGTCTAAGAAGTGCCCTTTGATTCGTGCATATGGGGCTATTCGTTTTGATGCGAGGGCTAGCATTTCATCTGAATGGGAGGCGTTTGGCTCATTTTTCTTCATGATTCCTCAG ACTCTGTATAACAAGGTTGAGTTTGATGAGCTTGAAGGAAGTTCAATACTTGCTTCAACTGTTGCATGGGACAATGCTTTTTCATGGACTTGGGGGATGGCAATTGATGCACTTCAAGCTACATTGCATCAG GTTTCTTGTGTTGTTCTAAAGTTGCAGAAAGAAGTTCCTAAGACATTCATTCTCAGCAATAATCACGTTCCTAATAGGACATCATGGGATCTATCTGTTAAAAGAGCTTTGCACCTAATAAATAGAAGCAACTCATCCCTTCTCAAG GTTGTTCTTGCTCGTAGCAGCAGATTTGTGACTGCTACTGATATAGACCCTATAACATGGTTAGCTTGTTTACAG GTTGAAGGAGAAAATGCATACCAATTCTGTATTCAGCCATCTGATGCAGCAGCTTTTATTGGAAATACG CCAGAACAACTGTTTCATCGGAAATCTCTAACCATCTTTAGTGAGGCATTGGCTGGAACTCGTGCTCGAGGTGGATCAAATGATTTAGATCTTCAAATAGAACACGACTTACTTTCCAG TCCTAAGGACCACCTTGAGTTTACTATAGTACGAGAAAGCATAAAAAGGAAAGTGGAG GCTATGTGTAACTGGGTATTGGTTGAACCAAAGAAAGCAATTCGGAAACTCCCTAGGGTCCAACATCTACATGCCCGACTGACAGGCATGTTGAGAAGTGAAGATGACGAG TTTGGCATCTTATCCTCTCTTCACCCAAGTCCAGCAGTTTGTGGATTTCCTACAGAAGAAGCACGGCTTCTTATTGAAGAAACTG AGATGTTTGACCGGGGAATGTATGCTGGACCTGTTGGCTGGTTTGGAGGAAGAGAGACTGAATTTGCTGTTGGGATCAGGTCAGCCTTGGTAGAAAAG
- the LOC131146463 gene encoding isochorismate synthase 2, chloroplastic-like isoform X2, with translation MAAAAGGRWLTWVKDPAEAVKFSISALPTSSTKQSAHHSHHQAQRHQLCSLSMNGSQIGEEQEGRGRAPVGTIQTRTFPAVPTPALAMHSLFSAISELKSALPPPYPSGIIRLQVPIQQQIEAIDWLRAQQDQILPRCFFSGRNPSASSDLLLIDSNGNSQNSASRSLVSVAGVGSAVFFRQFHPFSSYDWRSIKRFLSKKCPLIRAYGAIRFDARASISSEWEAFGSFFFMIPQVEFDELEGSSILASTVAWDNAFSWTWGMAIDALQATLHQVSCVVLKLQKEVPKTFILSNNHVPNRTSWDLSVKRALHLINRSNSSLLKVVLARSSRFVTATDIDPITWLACLQVEGENAYQFCIQPSDAAAFIGNTPEQLFHRKSLTIFSEALAGTRARGGSNDLDLQIEHDLLSSPKDHLEFTIVRESIKRKVEAMCNWVLVEPKKAIRKLPRVQHLHARLTGMLRSEDDEFGILSSLHPSPAVCGFPTEEARLLIEETEMFDRGMYAGPVGWFGGRETEFAVGIRSALVEKGIGALIYAGTGIVEGSNASLEWEELELKTSQFTKLINLRCLSVESKK, from the exons ATGGCTGCCGCCGCCGGGGGGCGGTGGTTGACATGGGTGAAAGACCCAGCTGAGGCAGTTAAATTCTCTATTTCAGCATTGCCCACTTCAAGTACCAAACAATCCGCTCACCATTCTCATCATCAA GCACAGAGACATCAGCTGTGTTCATTATCAATGAATGGATCCCAAATAGGCGAAGAACAAGAGGGAAGAGGAAGAGCCCCAGTGGGCACCATTCAAACTCGAACATTCCCAGCCGTCCCTACTCCGGCATTGGCCATGCACAGCCTCTTTTCCGCCATCTCTGAGCTGAAGTCCGCCCTCCCCCCTCCTTATCCCTCCGGCATTATCCGCCTCCAG GTCCCAATCCAACAACAAATTGAAGCGATTGATTGGCTTCGCGCCCAACAAGATCAGATTCTTCCTCGCTGTTTCTTCTCCGGTAGAAATCCTAGTGCAAGTTCTGATCTATTACTCATCGACTCCAATGGAAATTCCCAAAATTCAGCGAGCCGTAGTTTGGTCAGTGTTGCCGGCGTTGGCTCTGCAGTCTTCTTCCGGCAATTCCATCCGTTCTCCTCCTACGATTGGAGGTCGATCAAGAG GTTCTTGTCTAAGAAGTGCCCTTTGATTCGTGCATATGGGGCTATTCGTTTTGATGCGAGGGCTAGCATTTCATCTGAATGGGAGGCGTTTGGCTCATTTTTCTTCATGATTCCTCAG GTTGAGTTTGATGAGCTTGAAGGAAGTTCAATACTTGCTTCAACTGTTGCATGGGACAATGCTTTTTCATGGACTTGGGGGATGGCAATTGATGCACTTCAAGCTACATTGCATCAG GTTTCTTGTGTTGTTCTAAAGTTGCAGAAAGAAGTTCCTAAGACATTCATTCTCAGCAATAATCACGTTCCTAATAGGACATCATGGGATCTATCTGTTAAAAGAGCTTTGCACCTAATAAATAGAAGCAACTCATCCCTTCTCAAG GTTGTTCTTGCTCGTAGCAGCAGATTTGTGACTGCTACTGATATAGACCCTATAACATGGTTAGCTTGTTTACAG GTTGAAGGAGAAAATGCATACCAATTCTGTATTCAGCCATCTGATGCAGCAGCTTTTATTGGAAATACG CCAGAACAACTGTTTCATCGGAAATCTCTAACCATCTTTAGTGAGGCATTGGCTGGAACTCGTGCTCGAGGTGGATCAAATGATTTAGATCTTCAAATAGAACACGACTTACTTTCCAG TCCTAAGGACCACCTTGAGTTTACTATAGTACGAGAAAGCATAAAAAGGAAAGTGGAG GCTATGTGTAACTGGGTATTGGTTGAACCAAAGAAAGCAATTCGGAAACTCCCTAGGGTCCAACATCTACATGCCCGACTGACAGGCATGTTGAGAAGTGAAGATGACGAG TTTGGCATCTTATCCTCTCTTCACCCAAGTCCAGCAGTTTGTGGATTTCCTACAGAAGAAGCACGGCTTCTTATTGAAGAAACTG AGATGTTTGACCGGGGAATGTATGCTGGACCTGTTGGCTGGTTTGGAGGAAGAGAGACTGAATTTGCTGTTGGGATCAGGTCAGCCTTGGTAGAAAAG
- the LOC131146463 gene encoding isochorismate synthase, chloroplastic-like isoform X4, which translates to MNGSQIGEEQEGRGRAPVGTIQTRTFPAVPTPALAMHSLFSAISELKSALPPPYPSGIIRLQVPIQQQIEAIDWLRAQQDQILPRCFFSGRNPSASSDLLLIDSNGNSQNSASRSLVSVAGVGSAVFFRQFHPFSSYDWRSIKRFLSKKCPLIRAYGAIRFDARASISSEWEAFGSFFFMIPQTLYNKVEFDELEGSSILASTVAWDNAFSWTWGMAIDALQATLHQVSCVVLKLQKEVPKTFILSNNHVPNRTSWDLSVKRALHLINRSNSSLLKVVLARSSRFVTATDIDPITWLACLQVEGENAYQFCIQPSDAAAFIGNTPEQLFHRKSLTIFSEALAGTRARGGSNDLDLQIEHDLLSSPKDHLEFTIVRESIKRKVEAMCNWVLVEPKKAIRKLPRVQHLHARLTGMLRSEDDEFGILSSLHPSPAVCGFPTEEARLLIEETEMFDRGMYAGPVGWFGGRETEFAVGIRSALVEKGIGALIYAGTGIVEGSNASLEWEELELKTSQFTKLINLRCLSVESKK; encoded by the exons ATGAATGGATCCCAAATAGGCGAAGAACAAGAGGGAAGAGGAAGAGCCCCAGTGGGCACCATTCAAACTCGAACATTCCCAGCCGTCCCTACTCCGGCATTGGCCATGCACAGCCTCTTTTCCGCCATCTCTGAGCTGAAGTCCGCCCTCCCCCCTCCTTATCCCTCCGGCATTATCCGCCTCCAG GTCCCAATCCAACAACAAATTGAAGCGATTGATTGGCTTCGCGCCCAACAAGATCAGATTCTTCCTCGCTGTTTCTTCTCCGGTAGAAATCCTAGTGCAAGTTCTGATCTATTACTCATCGACTCCAATGGAAATTCCCAAAATTCAGCGAGCCGTAGTTTGGTCAGTGTTGCCGGCGTTGGCTCTGCAGTCTTCTTCCGGCAATTCCATCCGTTCTCCTCCTACGATTGGAGGTCGATCAAGAG GTTCTTGTCTAAGAAGTGCCCTTTGATTCGTGCATATGGGGCTATTCGTTTTGATGCGAGGGCTAGCATTTCATCTGAATGGGAGGCGTTTGGCTCATTTTTCTTCATGATTCCTCAG ACTCTGTATAACAAGGTTGAGTTTGATGAGCTTGAAGGAAGTTCAATACTTGCTTCAACTGTTGCATGGGACAATGCTTTTTCATGGACTTGGGGGATGGCAATTGATGCACTTCAAGCTACATTGCATCAG GTTTCTTGTGTTGTTCTAAAGTTGCAGAAAGAAGTTCCTAAGACATTCATTCTCAGCAATAATCACGTTCCTAATAGGACATCATGGGATCTATCTGTTAAAAGAGCTTTGCACCTAATAAATAGAAGCAACTCATCCCTTCTCAAG GTTGTTCTTGCTCGTAGCAGCAGATTTGTGACTGCTACTGATATAGACCCTATAACATGGTTAGCTTGTTTACAG GTTGAAGGAGAAAATGCATACCAATTCTGTATTCAGCCATCTGATGCAGCAGCTTTTATTGGAAATACG CCAGAACAACTGTTTCATCGGAAATCTCTAACCATCTTTAGTGAGGCATTGGCTGGAACTCGTGCTCGAGGTGGATCAAATGATTTAGATCTTCAAATAGAACACGACTTACTTTCCAG TCCTAAGGACCACCTTGAGTTTACTATAGTACGAGAAAGCATAAAAAGGAAAGTGGAG GCTATGTGTAACTGGGTATTGGTTGAACCAAAGAAAGCAATTCGGAAACTCCCTAGGGTCCAACATCTACATGCCCGACTGACAGGCATGTTGAGAAGTGAAGATGACGAG TTTGGCATCTTATCCTCTCTTCACCCAAGTCCAGCAGTTTGTGGATTTCCTACAGAAGAAGCACGGCTTCTTATTGAAGAAACTG AGATGTTTGACCGGGGAATGTATGCTGGACCTGTTGGCTGGTTTGGAGGAAGAGAGACTGAATTTGCTGTTGGGATCAGGTCAGCCTTGGTAGAAAAG